A window of Phycobacter azelaicus contains these coding sequences:
- a CDS encoding D-arabinono-1,4-lactone oxidase: MREWSNWSGSAVARPSQRVVATSEEQLSAVLKGAEGPVRMVGAGHSFTPIAAVDGGTQVSLGGFDDVTEAGQLRARIGAGGQLGDISRKLHAMGYAFSNMGDINDQALGGALATATHGSGLEFGCYSSMLSEFTVIDGTGEKRVLSRDKEGDLFRAMAVGIGTGGVVTEAVMHMAQPYRLDRRRYAIPLNDLLEEFSSKMSACRNVEFFYITGSGQALVIESDTSSDALIARPEDKDQEGLAQLRMAARFLRWSPRLRRLVLGQALKSHTQEHFVEEWHKAYPTDRDGIRFNESEYHLPLEHGPRALREVVALIESTFPEVYFPMEVRTVAGDDLCLSPFYKRDSLSIAVHHEAGKPFEGILKAIEDIFAEYQGRPHWGKMHGLEAADLRALYPEWDLAIEARRELDPQNRLVTPYIARLLGL, from the coding sequence ATGCGAGAATGGTCCAACTGGTCAGGAAGCGCAGTCGCACGCCCCTCTCAGCGCGTGGTCGCCACATCCGAAGAGCAGCTTTCTGCGGTTCTCAAAGGAGCAGAGGGGCCGGTTCGTATGGTCGGTGCGGGTCATTCATTCACGCCCATAGCCGCTGTGGACGGAGGGACACAGGTCTCCCTCGGCGGTTTTGATGATGTGACCGAAGCGGGGCAACTCAGGGCGCGGATTGGCGCAGGCGGGCAGCTGGGGGACATTTCCAGAAAACTGCACGCGATGGGATATGCCTTTTCCAACATGGGCGATATCAACGACCAGGCCCTTGGCGGCGCACTGGCCACTGCCACCCATGGATCCGGATTGGAATTCGGTTGCTATTCTTCCATGCTGTCGGAGTTCACTGTGATCGACGGCACCGGTGAAAAGCGCGTTCTGTCGCGCGATAAAGAAGGCGATCTTTTCCGCGCGATGGCGGTGGGCATTGGCACCGGTGGTGTCGTGACCGAGGCGGTGATGCACATGGCGCAACCCTATCGCCTTGATCGCAGGCGTTATGCCATCCCGCTCAACGATCTTCTGGAGGAGTTTTCTTCGAAAATGTCGGCCTGTCGCAACGTGGAGTTTTTCTACATCACCGGATCGGGGCAGGCCTTGGTGATCGAAAGCGATACCAGCAGCGACGCACTGATCGCGCGTCCCGAAGACAAGGATCAGGAAGGTCTTGCCCAGTTGCGCATGGCCGCCCGCTTCTTGCGCTGGAGCCCGCGGCTCCGACGCCTTGTTCTGGGTCAGGCCTTGAAGTCCCACACGCAAGAGCACTTTGTAGAGGAATGGCACAAGGCCTATCCAACTGATCGTGACGGCATCCGGTTCAACGAATCCGAATACCACCTGCCCCTCGAACACGGTCCCCGCGCACTACGTGAGGTGGTGGCACTGATCGAAAGCACATTTCCCGAAGTCTATTTCCCGATGGAAGTGCGTACCGTGGCAGGTGATGATCTTTGTCTCAGCCCGTTTTATAAGCGCGACAGTCTGTCCATTGCAGTCCATCACGAAGCGGGCAAACCATTTGAAGGCATCCTCAAAGCCATCGAGGATATCTTTGCAGAGTATCAGGGACGCCCCCATTGGGGCAAAATGCACGGCCTTGAGGCGGCAGACCTTCGGGCGCTGTACCCCGAGTGGGATCTGGCCATCGAAGCGCGGCGGGAGCTGGACCCACAGAACCGCCTGGTCACGCCCTATATCGCAAGACTTCTAGGCCTATGA
- a CDS encoding carboxymuconolactone decarboxylase family protein: protein MSSFDEDLFLKGLEQRKATLGAEYVERNLAAADDFTRPFQEAMTAWCWGFGWGDDVIDAKTRSMMNLSMIGALGKMHEWELHCRGAINNGVTQDEIRAIIHVIGIYCGVPQALECFRAARKVIEEQT from the coding sequence ATGAGCAGTTTTGACGAAGATCTTTTCCTCAAGGGCCTCGAGCAGCGAAAAGCCACCCTTGGCGCCGAATATGTGGAGCGTAACCTTGCCGCCGCCGACGACTTTACGCGCCCCTTTCAAGAAGCCATGACCGCCTGGTGCTGGGGCTTTGGCTGGGGTGATGACGTGATTGACGCCAAGACCCGCTCGATGATGAACCTCTCGATGATTGGTGCTTTGGGCAAGATGCATGAATGGGAGCTGCATTGCCGCGGCGCAATCAACAACGGTGTCACACAGGATGAAATCCGCGCCATCATTCATGTCATCGGCATCTATTGCGGCGTGCCGCAAGCACTTGAGTGTTTCCGCGCAGCGCGCAAGGTGATTGAAGAGCAGACATAA
- a CDS encoding class II glutamine amidotransferase, with translation MCGIVGLFLKNDEMRPRLGDMLTDMLITMTDRGPDSAGIAIYGDEDEGCLKITIQSDTPDEAFSGLKENLTTAAGLPVGVKVLDTHAVLTLPSDSEAEVMSALADKGLRIMGIGSSMEIFKEVGLPRDVAARFDLRNMGGSHGIGHTRMATESAVTTMGAHPFSTAPDQCLVHNGSLSNHNQMRRKLARKGVVTQSENDTEVGAAYISSRIAEGATLGEALEDTINDLDGFFTFVTGTKNGFGVVRDPIACKPAVMAETEDYVAFASEYRAFADLPNIEAATVWEPEPATVYFWER, from the coding sequence ATGTGCGGCATCGTTGGCCTGTTTCTGAAGAACGATGAGATGCGCCCAAGGCTGGGCGATATGCTCACCGATATGCTGATCACCATGACAGACCGCGGCCCCGATAGCGCCGGGATCGCGATTTATGGTGACGAAGACGAAGGTTGCCTCAAGATCACGATACAATCGGACACCCCGGACGAGGCCTTTTCAGGTCTCAAAGAAAATCTGACCACGGCTGCAGGACTACCTGTGGGCGTCAAGGTGCTCGACACCCACGCTGTCCTGACGCTGCCCAGCGATTCAGAGGCAGAGGTGATGTCTGCCTTGGCCGATAAAGGTCTGCGCATCATGGGGATTGGCTCTTCGATGGAGATCTTCAAGGAGGTCGGCCTGCCGCGCGACGTCGCCGCGCGGTTTGACCTGCGCAACATGGGAGGCAGCCATGGCATCGGTCACACGCGCATGGCGACGGAATCCGCCGTCACCACCATGGGCGCGCACCCGTTTTCCACCGCGCCCGATCAATGCCTTGTGCACAACGGTTCGCTGTCCAACCACAACCAGATGCGCCGAAAGCTGGCGCGCAAGGGTGTTGTGACCCAGTCGGAGAACGACACCGAGGTCGGCGCGGCCTATATCTCGTCCCGGATCGCTGAGGGCGCCACCCTGGGTGAGGCGCTTGAGGACACAATAAACGATCTCGACGGGTTCTTCACTTTTGTGACAGGCACCAAAAACGGCTTTGGCGTCGTCCGTGACCCGATTGCCTGCAAACCCGCCGTCATGGCCGAGACCGAAGACTATGTCGCCTTTGCCAGCGAATACCGCGCCTTTGCGGATCTTCCAAATATCGAGGCTGCCACGGTCTGGGAGCCTGAACCCGCAACCGTCTACTTCTGGGAGCGCTGA
- the glnT gene encoding type III glutamate--ammonia ligase, whose amino-acid sequence MSKLAKFAADKGVKYFMISYTDLFGGQRAKLVPAAAIADMEEEGAGFAGFATWFDMSPAHPDMLAVPDPDAVIQLPWKPEVAWVPADCVMEGTPVEQAPRNVLKKLIKEATDAGLRVKTGIEAEFFLLSPEGDKISDPYDTAEKPCYDQQAVMRRYDVIAEICDYMLELGWGPYQNDHEDANGQFEMNWEFDDALVTADRHSFFKFMVKSVAEKHGLRATFMPKPVEGLTGNGCHAHISVWDLDGKTNAFAGDAGGQIGEVGLSEQGGYFLGGIMSHAEALAAITNPTVNSYKRINAPSTMSGATWAPNTVTWTGNNRTHMVRVPGPGRFELRLPDGAVNPYLLQAVIIAAGLSGIRAKADPGKRYDIDMYAEGHLITDAPKLPLNMLDAIRNFDADEALKKMMGTGFSASYVKMKQQEWNSFVSHFSRWEKDNTLDI is encoded by the coding sequence ATGAGCAAACTTGCCAAATTCGCCGCAGACAAGGGCGTCAAATATTTCATGATCTCCTATACCGATCTGTTCGGTGGCCAGCGCGCCAAACTGGTGCCCGCCGCAGCCATTGCGGATATGGAGGAAGAAGGCGCAGGCTTTGCCGGTTTTGCGACCTGGTTTGACATGTCACCCGCGCACCCGGATATGCTCGCCGTTCCGGACCCGGATGCGGTTATCCAGCTGCCCTGGAAGCCCGAGGTCGCCTGGGTACCCGCAGACTGTGTGATGGAGGGCACCCCGGTTGAACAGGCCCCGCGCAACGTATTGAAAAAGCTGATCAAAGAGGCGACAGATGCCGGGCTGCGCGTCAAGACCGGCATCGAAGCCGAGTTCTTTCTGCTGTCACCTGAGGGCGACAAGATCTCGGACCCATATGATACCGCGGAAAAGCCCTGCTACGATCAGCAGGCGGTCATGCGGCGCTATGATGTGATCGCAGAGATCTGCGATTACATGCTCGAGCTTGGCTGGGGCCCCTATCAGAACGACCACGAAGACGCCAATGGCCAGTTCGAGATGAACTGGGAGTTTGACGATGCGCTGGTGACGGCGGACCGGCACTCCTTTTTTAAATTCATGGTGAAATCGGTCGCCGAAAAGCACGGGCTCAGGGCGACCTTCATGCCCAAACCTGTCGAAGGACTGACCGGCAACGGCTGCCACGCACATATCTCGGTCTGGGATCTGGACGGCAAGACCAACGCCTTTGCCGGAGATGCGGGCGGTCAGATCGGTGAGGTCGGCCTGTCAGAGCAGGGCGGTTACTTTCTTGGCGGAATCATGTCTCATGCCGAAGCGTTGGCGGCAATCACCAACCCAACGGTCAACAGCTACAAGCGGATCAATGCGCCCAGCACCATGTCCGGTGCTACCTGGGCGCCCAATACGGTAACTTGGACCGGCAACAACCGCACTCATATGGTCCGCGTTCCCGGTCCCGGCCGTTTCGAGCTGCGCCTGCCCGACGGGGCGGTGAACCCCTATCTGCTGCAGGCTGTTATCATCGCGGCTGGCCTGTCCGGCATCCGGGCCAAAGCCGATCCGGGCAAGCGCTATGACATTGACATGTATGCCGAGGGGCATCTCATCACCGATGCGCCGAAGCTGCCGCTCAATATGCTCGACGCGATCCGCAACTTCGATGCGGATGAGGCACTGAAAAAAATGATGGGTACCGGCTTTTCCGCGTCCTACGTCAAGATGAAGCAGCAGGAATGGAACAGCTTCGTCTCACACTTTTCGCGCTGGGAAAAAGACAACACGCTGGACATCTAA
- a CDS encoding flavin reductase: MSAIDPQALRRAFGAFMTGVTVVTSRDKDGQPLGFTANSFTSVSLDPPLVLVCLANTSTNWRAFTEGSGFAVNVLSESQKDISNIFARPSDNRFEHVAWHKGPHGAPVLEGVSAWFDCSMHKVVPAGDHAIMIGEVRAFDTGPAPGLGYVRGAYVTPATEAKALDRRTGIMVSALIKQGNSVLLVDHRDGSLTLPEAQVGDDGVTATLNRLLERTGLTTEAGFIYAVYEDTHRGCQHITFLCEAEEGMPRTGAFVPPTNSSLMDLADPAMVAMLARFAEEMQLGSFGVYCGNERSGQVREINMGAL, encoded by the coding sequence ATGTCAGCCATAGATCCGCAGGCCCTGCGCCGCGCCTTTGGGGCCTTCATGACCGGGGTGACGGTTGTCACCAGCCGCGACAAGGACGGTCAGCCCTTGGGCTTTACCGCCAATTCCTTCACCTCCGTTTCGCTTGACCCACCGCTGGTGCTGGTTTGTCTTGCCAATACCTCGACCAACTGGAGGGCGTTCACCGAAGGTTCGGGTTTTGCAGTCAACGTTCTGTCAGAGTCGCAAAAAGACATCTCCAACATCTTTGCACGCCCTTCTGACAACCGCTTTGAGCATGTTGCGTGGCACAAAGGGCCGCACGGCGCGCCGGTGCTGGAGGGGGTCTCTGCCTGGTTCGATTGTTCCATGCACAAGGTCGTGCCTGCCGGGGATCACGCCATCATGATTGGTGAGGTCCGCGCTTTTGACACGGGTCCGGCGCCGGGTCTGGGATATGTGCGGGGAGCCTATGTCACCCCGGCGACCGAGGCAAAGGCTCTGGACCGTCGCACCGGCATCATGGTCTCGGCCCTGATCAAGCAAGGCAACTCGGTTCTGTTGGTCGATCACCGCGACGGCAGTCTCACCCTGCCCGAAGCACAGGTCGGGGACGATGGTGTCACCGCCACGCTGAACCGATTGCTGGAGCGCACCGGGCTGACGACCGAGGCCGGGTTCATCTACGCGGTCTACGAGGATACCCACCGTGGATGCCAGCACATCACCTTCTTGTGTGAAGCCGAGGAAGGAATGCCGCGCACCGGCGCCTTTGTGCCACCGACCAATTCGAGCCTGATGGATCTTGCCGACCCGGCCATGGTTGCGATGCTGGCGCGTTTTGCCGAAGAAATGCAGCTCGGAAGTTTTGGTGTCTATTGCGGAAACGAACGCAGCGGGCAGGTGCGTGAAATCAATATGGGGGCGCTGTGA
- a CDS encoding amino acid synthesis family protein, whose product MPAKIRKTLLHVEETHIEGGKEAAVPLKMIAAVAVIANPWAGRGFVEDLAPEIADCAPGLGKMLTGMILDAAGGGDKVEGYGKSAIVGVNGEVEHASALIHTLRFGNHYREAVGAKSYLAFCNTRGPANAPLMIPLMDKNDGGRRSHYLTIQLSVADAPAADEIVIALGASIGGRPHHRIGDRYQDLKELGHDVDNPAAV is encoded by the coding sequence ATGCCAGCCAAGATCCGCAAGACGCTGTTGCATGTGGAAGAAACGCATATCGAGGGCGGTAAAGAGGCCGCTGTTCCGCTCAAGATGATCGCTGCCGTGGCGGTGATCGCCAATCCCTGGGCGGGGCGGGGGTTCGTCGAAGACCTGGCCCCCGAGATCGCCGATTGCGCGCCGGGCCTTGGGAAAATGTTGACCGGCATGATCCTTGATGCCGCAGGCGGCGGCGACAAGGTGGAAGGTTATGGAAAATCTGCCATCGTGGGCGTCAACGGCGAGGTAGAGCACGCCTCGGCGCTGATTCACACCCTACGCTTTGGCAACCATTACCGCGAAGCCGTCGGGGCCAAGTCCTATCTGGCCTTTTGCAACACACGTGGCCCCGCCAATGCGCCGCTGATGATCCCGCTGATGGACAAGAATGATGGGGGCCGCCGCAGCCACTATCTGACCATCCAGCTGTCTGTTGCGGATGCGCCTGCTGCGGACGAGATCGTCATCGCCCTTGGTGCTTCGATCGGCGGGCGCCCGCATCACCGCATCGGCGACCGCTATCAGGATCTCAAGGAACTTGGCCATGATGTTGACAACCCTGCCGCCGTCTGA
- a CDS encoding protein GlxC, with translation MTTTDLREVNTTLQAAAKSQANEAYVVINPRGSHAMACGLDGPLNVTIKGSTGYYCAGMNKEASVTVEGSAGPGVAENMMSGVVTIEGDASQYAGATGHGGLLNIKGNASSRCGISMKGIDIVVHGNIGHMSAFMAQKGNLVVLGDAGDALGDSLYEARLFVRGSVKSLGADCIEKQMRLEHIELLKELLEKAGADAKPEEFKRYGSARQLYHFNIDNVDAY, from the coding sequence ATGACCACAACAGATCTGCGAGAGGTCAACACGACCCTGCAGGCCGCCGCCAAATCGCAAGCCAATGAGGCCTATGTCGTCATTAATCCGCGCGGTAGCCATGCCATGGCCTGCGGCCTTGATGGCCCGCTGAACGTCACCATCAAAGGCTCTACCGGCTACTACTGCGCGGGCATGAACAAGGAGGCGTCGGTCACTGTTGAAGGGTCTGCCGGGCCGGGCGTGGCCGAGAACATGATGTCAGGTGTTGTCACCATCGAAGGGGACGCCAGCCAGTACGCAGGCGCCACGGGCCATGGCGGGCTTTTGAACATCAAGGGTAACGCCAGTTCACGCTGCGGGATCTCGATGAAGGGTATCGACATCGTCGTGCATGGCAATATCGGCCATATGTCTGCCTTCATGGCGCAAAAGGGCAACCTGGTTGTGCTGGGGGACGCGGGCGATGCGCTTGGCGATAGCCTTTACGAGGCGCGGCTTTTTGTGCGGGGCAGCGTGAAATCCCTCGGCGCCGACTGCATCGAGAAACAGATGCGCCTTGAGCATATCGAACTGCTGAAAGAGCTGCTGGAAAAGGCGGGCGCGGATGCCAAGCCGGAGGAGTTCAAGCGCTATGGCTCGGCACGGCAGCTCTACCACTTCAACATCGACAACGTAGACGCCTACTGA
- a CDS encoding helix-turn-helix domain-containing protein has product MKSALGQNPHAIKDSRDKNLEVAIGRQVRELRKKQRMTGADLAAQTGLSTGMLSKIENGVTSPSLSTISALAHALKVPLVQLFSGYEEERGCMHVKAGQGVEIQREGTRAGHQYNLLGHIGSNSSGVVVEPYLITLDSTSDRFPLFQHEGIELLYVLEGRVEYRHGDRLYDLKPGDSLLFDADSPHGPEDIREFPTRYLSVITYPQAR; this is encoded by the coding sequence ATGAAATCGGCTCTTGGGCAGAACCCGCATGCCATCAAAGACAGCAGAGACAAGAACCTTGAGGTCGCCATCGGGCGGCAGGTGCGGGAGCTGCGCAAAAAGCAGCGGATGACCGGCGCGGATCTTGCGGCGCAAACCGGGCTGTCCACGGGCATGCTGTCAAAGATTGAAAACGGTGTGACATCGCCCTCGCTCAGCACCATTTCCGCCCTCGCGCATGCGCTGAAAGTGCCCCTGGTTCAGCTGTTCTCAGGCTATGAAGAAGAGCGCGGCTGCATGCATGTAAAGGCTGGGCAGGGTGTCGAAATCCAGCGCGAAGGCACCAGAGCAGGCCATCAGTACAACCTTCTCGGCCACATAGGGTCGAACAGCTCCGGGGTTGTTGTCGAACCCTATCTGATCACCCTCGATAGCACATCCGACCGCTTTCCGCTGTTTCAACATGAGGGGATCGAGCTGCTTTATGTGCTCGAAGGGCGGGTGGAATACAGGCACGGTGATCGACTTTACGATCTCAAACCGGGCGATTCACTGCTGTTTGATGCTGACTCCCCCCATGGACCCGAGGACATCCGCGAGTTTCCCACGCGCTACCTTTCGGTCATCACATACCCACAGGCCCGCTAA
- a CDS encoding GntR family transcriptional regulator has product MQNQGLQKIDLQPTTLRDVVLERLRDAIIDGTFKPGERLVERVLCEQLGVSRTVVRETLRYLDAEGLVEHQANVGPRVSHLTWDDARQIYDIRLQLETAAAADCAINMTADQQRQLATALRDLQGAAKDQTPGALFKATTKFYSIIFAGAGHTIAWEVVQRLNGRISRLRIMTLASSDREALGPVHMHKICDAIISRDPVAARAAVERHLTDAKAVAAKMLAEEKVTP; this is encoded by the coding sequence ATGCAGAATCAGGGCCTTCAAAAGATCGACCTTCAGCCGACAACGCTGCGCGATGTGGTGCTGGAGCGTCTTCGCGATGCGATCATCGATGGAACCTTCAAGCCCGGTGAACGGCTGGTGGAGCGTGTTTTATGTGAACAGCTTGGGGTGAGCCGCACGGTGGTGCGCGAAACACTGCGCTATCTGGATGCCGAGGGACTGGTCGAGCATCAGGCGAACGTGGGTCCGCGCGTCTCCCACCTGACCTGGGACGACGCCCGGCAGATCTATGACATCCGGCTTCAGCTCGAAACGGCGGCGGCGGCGGACTGCGCCATCAATATGACAGCGGATCAGCAACGCCAACTCGCGACCGCCCTGCGAGACCTGCAAGGCGCTGCCAAAGATCAGACGCCAGGCGCCCTGTTCAAGGCCACCACCAAATTCTACAGCATCATCTTTGCGGGTGCGGGACATACCATCGCATGGGAAGTGGTGCAGCGCTTGAATGGTCGGATTTCCCGGCTTCGCATCATGACGCTGGCCAGCTCTGATCGCGAGGCCCTTGGCCCCGTGCACATGCACAAGATCTGCGATGCCATCATCAGTCGTGATCCAGTAGCGGCGCGGGCGGCTGTTGAGCGCCACCTGACGGATGCAAAAGCGGTCGCAGCAAAAATGCTCGCCGAAGAGAAAGTTACCCCTTGA
- a CDS encoding LLM class flavin-dependent oxidoreductase, whose product MKFSLFAHMERISESQDQRQLYKEFVELCQIADKGGMHAVWTGEHHGMNFTIAPNPFLNLVDLARQTKNVRLGTGTVIAPFWHPIRLAGEAAMVDIMTDGRLELGIARGAYSFEYERLRPGMDAWEAGQRMRELVPAVKGLWKGDHVLEGEFNSYPATTSAPLPLQQDGPPIWVAARDPNSHEFAIANDCNVQVTPLWKGDDEVRHLADTFDAACAKLPNKPRPKLMLLMHTYVAEGESDAQQAAEELNRFYNYFGAWFMNKREIRQGLIKELTDEEIAAHPFYSPEAMSRDLVIGAPQAVIDRIKSYEAMGYDEYAFWIDSGMSFERKKASLERFISDVMPAFA is encoded by the coding sequence ATGAAATTTTCGCTGTTCGCGCATATGGAGCGGATCTCGGAGAGCCAGGATCAAAGGCAGCTCTACAAGGAGTTCGTTGAACTCTGCCAGATCGCCGATAAGGGCGGCATGCACGCGGTTTGGACCGGCGAACATCATGGCATGAATTTCACCATCGCGCCGAACCCGTTCTTGAACCTGGTTGATCTGGCCCGTCAGACCAAGAACGTGCGCCTTGGCACCGGAACGGTGATTGCGCCCTTCTGGCACCCGATCCGGCTTGCTGGTGAAGCCGCCATGGTGGATATTATGACTGATGGGCGGCTTGAGTTGGGCATCGCGCGCGGTGCCTACAGTTTTGAATACGAGCGCCTGCGCCCTGGTATGGACGCCTGGGAAGCCGGTCAGCGCATGCGAGAGCTGGTCCCTGCCGTGAAAGGGCTGTGGAAGGGCGACCACGTGCTGGAGGGGGAGTTCAACTCCTACCCGGCAACCACTTCGGCGCCGTTGCCACTGCAACAGGACGGTCCGCCCATCTGGGTCGCGGCTCGCGATCCGAACAGCCATGAATTTGCCATTGCCAACGATTGCAACGTTCAGGTCACGCCATTGTGGAAGGGCGATGATGAGGTGCGCCATCTGGCGGACACTTTTGACGCCGCCTGTGCCAAACTCCCAAACAAGCCAAGGCCCAAGCTGATGCTGTTGATGCACACCTATGTGGCGGAGGGAGAAAGCGACGCGCAGCAGGCCGCCGAAGAGTTGAACCGGTTCTACAATTATTTCGGAGCCTGGTTCATGAACAAGCGCGAGATCAGGCAAGGTCTGATCAAGGAGCTGACGGACGAAGAAATCGCGGCGCACCCGTTTTATTCCCCGGAGGCCATGTCCCGCGATCTCGTCATCGGTGCCCCGCAAGCGGTGATCGACCGTATCAAATCCTACGAGGCGATGGGCTATGATGAATATGCCTTCTGGATCGACTCCGGCATGAGCTTTGAGCGCAAGAAAGCCTCGCTTGAACGCTTCATTTCGGATGTGATGCCAGCATTTGCATGA
- a CDS encoding alpha/beta fold hydrolase, whose amino-acid sequence MMLTTLPPSEQSGPIGYRAAGTGAPLVLLHGVGMQSAAWAPQLAALSSSHRVIALDLPGHGISSPLPASSELPDFVVWAAEAIGALGFDRVSLAGHSMGALVAAGLSVSRPDLVERVALLNGVFRRDAAARDAVKARAAQIGTGTFDVETPLDRWFGAGSESCGIRASVAAWLRAVDLGGYATAYSAFACGDDCYADGFGRIRCPLLALTGDLDLNSTPAMSHAMAAAAPMGQAVIVEGHGHMVNLTAPEKVNAALADWLETCSKLETCSKRENVACQP is encoded by the coding sequence ATGATGTTGACAACCCTGCCGCCGTCTGAGCAGTCCGGACCCATAGGCTACCGCGCGGCAGGCACGGGCGCACCTCTGGTTCTGCTGCATGGTGTGGGTATGCAATCCGCAGCCTGGGCGCCACAACTTGCGGCTCTTTCATCCTCACATCGCGTGATTGCACTGGATTTGCCGGGACATGGCATCAGTTCGCCTCTGCCCGCAAGTTCTGAGTTGCCGGATTTTGTGGTCTGGGCTGCCGAGGCGATAGGAGCGCTTGGGTTTGATCGGGTCAGCCTTGCGGGACATTCGATGGGTGCGCTTGTTGCGGCTGGCCTTTCGGTGAGCCGACCGGATCTTGTCGAACGGGTCGCACTGCTGAATGGGGTTTTCCGCCGGGATGCTGCTGCCCGCGATGCGGTAAAAGCCCGTGCGGCGCAGATCGGTACAGGCACCTTCGATGTTGAAACGCCTCTTGATCGATGGTTCGGAGCAGGATCCGAAAGTTGTGGTATCCGTGCCAGCGTTGCAGCATGGCTGAGAGCCGTGGATCTGGGCGGTTATGCTACGGCCTATTCCGCCTTTGCGTGTGGCGATGACTGCTATGCCGATGGCTTTGGCAGAATCCGATGCCCTTTGCTGGCGCTGACCGGCGATCTCGATCTGAACTCCACTCCCGCCATGTCTCATGCAATGGCTGCAGCCGCCCCGATGGGGCAGGCTGTGATTGTCGAAGGACACGGCCATATGGTGAACCTGACCGCGCCCGAAAAGGTCAACGCCGCGCTCGCAGATTGGCTTGAGACCTGCTCCAAACTTGAGACCTGCTCCAAAAGGGAGAACGTTGCATGTCAGCCATAG